In Columba livia isolate bColLiv1 breed racing homer chromosome 8, bColLiv1.pat.W.v2, whole genome shotgun sequence, a single genomic region encodes these proteins:
- the JAK1 gene encoding tyrosine-protein kinase JAK1, with protein MQYLNVKEDCKAMAFCAKMRSTKKSEVNLEAQHQGLEILFYLQDKNPICYTSGEFTSEELCIEAAQRCSISPLCHNLFALYDENKKLWYAPNQVFKIDEKTSHRLHYRMRYYFTNWHGTSESEPSVWRHSPRKAKSAYEKKLAPEGTPILDANSLEYIFAQGQYDLVKGLAPIRDPKNDQEVHEIENECLGMAVLAISHYAINKNVKLPELPKDISYKHYIPETLNKTIRQRNFLTRIRINNVFKHFLKEFNNKTICDSSVSPRDLKVKYLSTMETLTKHYGAEIFETSFLLITSENEINGFNCGDNEILPLYEVIVTGNNGIQWRLKPSSVQTEKEKKKKSDGKNKKDEEKHKIQDLWNNFSYFPEITHIVIKESRVSINKQDNKRMELKLSSHAEALSFASLIDGYFRLTADAHHYLCTDVAPPLIEHNIKNGCHGPICTEYAINKLRQEGNEAGMYVLRWSCTNFNHILMTVTCFEGSETINNSIQYKNFQIEVKKGEYFLHGSNKSFSSLKELMDHLKGQILRTDNISFTLKRCCQPRPREISNLLVATKKAQEWQPVYHLGQLSFHRILKEQILQGEHLGRGTKTQIYSGILNYKDDENEGYQNEKDIKVLLKILDPSHRDISLAFFETASMMRQVSHKHIVLLHGVCVRDVENIMVEEFVEFGPLDLFMHRKSEVLTTPWKFKVAKQLASALSYLEDKDLVHGNVCTKNILLAREGIGTEYGPFIKLSDPGIPITVLSRQECVERIPWIAPECVADSKNLSIAADKWSFGTTLWEICYNGEIPLKDKTLAEKERFYEGHFVLATPSCKELADLMKQCMNYDPHQRPFFRAIMRDINKLEEQNPDIVSEKKPVTEVDPTLFEKRFLKRIRDLGEGHFGKVELCRYDPEGDNTGEQVAVKSLKPESGGNHITDLKKEIEILRNLYHENIVKYKGICTEDGGSGIKLIMEFLPSGSLKEYLPHNKNKINLKQLLRYAVQICKGMDYLGSCQYVHRDLAARNVLVESENRVKIGDFGLTKAIETDKEYYTVKDDLDSPVFWYAPECLLQSKFYIASDVWSFGVTLYELLTYCDSESSPMAEFLKMIGPTQGQMTVARLVRVLQEEKRLPRPPGCPEEVDQLMRKCWIFKHDERTSFHNLIQGFETIMSKM; from the exons ATGCAG TATCTAAACGTAAAAGAAGATTGCAAAGCCATGGCTTTCTGTGCAAAAATGAGGAGCACAAAGAAGAGCGAAGTAAACCTGGAAGCACAGCATCAGGGTTTAGAAATACTTTTCTACCTGCAAGATAAAAATCCCATTTGTTACACCAGTGGCGAGTTTACCTCGGAGGAGCTGTGCATCGAAGCTGCCCAGCGCTGTT CCATATCTCCTCTGTGCCATAATCTCTTTGCACTGTAcgatgaaaacaaaaaactctgGTATGCACCAAACCAGGTGTTTAAGATAGATGAGAAAACATCCCACCGGCTCCATTATCGAATGAG atACTACTTCACAAACTGGCACGGGACTAGTGAAAGCGAGCCCTCAGTGTGGAGGCATTCCCCAAGGAAGGCGAAGAGCGCGTACGAGAAGAAGCTGGCCCCAGAAGGAACCCCCATCCTTGATGCAAACTCCTTAGAATACATCTTTGCACAG GGTCAGTATGACTTAGTGAAAGGCCTGGCACCGATCCGTGATCCTAAAAATGATCAAGAGGTTCATGAAATTGAGAATGAATGTCTGGGGATGGCTGTCCTTGCAATCTCTCACTACGCCATCAACAAAAACGTGAAGCTCCCGGAGCTTCCCAAAGATATCAG CTATAAGCATTATATTCCTGAAACTTTGAACAAGACTATCAGACAGAGGAATTTCTTAACCAGGATTCGgataaataatgttttcaagCATTTCCTTAAAGAGTTTAACAACAAAACCATTTGTGACAGTAGCGTGTCTCCACGTGATCTGAAAGTTAAATACTTGTCAACGATGGAAACCTTGACCAAACATTATGGAGCAGAAATTTTTGAGACTTCATTTTTGCTGATtacatctgaaaatgaaataaatggatTTAATTGTGGAGACAATGAGATCCTCCCACTCTATGAAGTCATTGTAACCGGAAACAATGGAATTCAGTGGAGGCTCAAGCCAAGT tctgtacagacagagaaagaaaagaagaagaagtctgatggcaaaaacaaaaaggatgaagagaaacacaaaatCCAAGACTTGTGGAAtaatttttcctattttcctgAAATTACCCACATTGTCATCAAGGAGTCCAGAGTTAGCATTAACAAGCAGGACAACAAAAGGATG GAATTAAAACTGTCCTCGCACGCTGAGGCCCTGTCGTTTGCGTCGTTGATAGATGGGTATTTCAGGCTGACGGCGGACGCCCACCATTACCTCTGCACCGATGTGGCCCCCCCGCTCATCGAGCACAACATCAAAAATGGATGCCATGGACCCATTTG CACGGAATACGCCATCAACAAACTGCGGCAGGAAGGAAACGAAGCGGGAATGTACGTGTTGAGATGGAGCTGCACCAACTTTAACCACATCCTCATGACGGTGACTTGTTTTGAAGGCTCGGAG ACGATAAATAATTCAATCCAGTACAAGAACTTCCAGATTGAAGTGAAGAAAGGCGAGTACTTCCTGCATGGTTCCAACAAGTCTTTCTCCTCCTTAAAAGAGCTGATGGATCACCTGAAGGGACAGATACTGCGGACAGACAACATCAGCTTCACGCTGaagaggtgctgccagcccagACCCAGAG AAATCTCCAACTTGCTTGTGGCAACCAAGAAGGCGCAGGAGTGGCAGCCGGTTTATCACCTGGGGCAGCTGAGTTTCCATCGAATCCTCAAGGAACAAATCCTACAG GGCGAGCATCTTGGAAGAGGGACGAAAACACAGATTTACTCAGGCATTCTCaactacaaagatgatgagaaTGAAGGatatcaaaatgaaaaagatattAAAGTGCTCCTCAAAATCCTGGACCCCAGCCACAGAGACATTTCTTTG GCGTTCTTTGAAACGGCCAGCATGATGAGGCAGGTGTCTCACAAGCACATCGTCCTCCTCCATGGAGTCTGCGTCCGCGATGTCGAGA ATATCATGGTTGAAGAGTTCGTTGAATTTGGGCCTCTGGATCTGTTTATGCATCGGAAGAGTGAAGTTCTGACAACTCCTTGGAAATTCAAAGTTGCCAAGCAACTCGCAAGTGCCCTCAGCTACTTG GAGGATAAGGATTTGGTACATGGCAACGTGTGTACTAAAAACATCCTACTGGCAAGAGAGGGAATTGGCACCGAATATGGTCCTTTCATAAAGCTGAGCGACCCAGGAATACCCATAACTGTGCTGTCCAGGCAAG AATGCGTTGAGCGAATCCCCTGGATCGCACCTGAATGTGTTGCAGACTCCAAAAATTTAAGCATTGCGGCAGACAAGTGGAGTTTTGGTACGACGCTGTGGGAAATCTGCTATAATGGAGAAATACCGCTCAAAGACAAGACATTAGCAGAG AAGGAGAGGTTCTACGAGGGGCATTTTGTGTTGGCGACGCCGTCGTGCAAGGAGCTGGCAGACCTGATGAAGCAGTGCATGAACTACGACCCCCACCAGAGACCCTTCTTCAGAGCCATCATGAGGGACATCAACAAACTGGAGGAGCAAA ATCCCGATATCGTCTCAGAGAAGAAGCCCGTTACGGAGGTCGATCCCACGCTCTTCGAAAAACGGTTCTTGAAAAGAATCCGTGACTTGGGAGAG GGCCACTTTGGGAAGGTTGAACTTTGCAGATACGACCCAGAAGGCGATAACACAGGAGAGCAAGTAGCAGTTAAATCTCTGAAGCCCGAGAGCGGAGGAAATCACATCACTGATCTCAAGAAGGAAATCGAAATCTTGAGGAATCTTTATCATGAGAACATTGTCAAATACAAGGGAATTTGCACGGAAGATG GAGGAAGCGGGATTAAACTCATCATGGAATTTCTCCCTTCTGGGAGCCTCAAGGAATACCTCCCccacaacaagaacaaaatcaaCCTCAAACAGCTTCTCAGATACGCGGTTCAGATCTGCAAG GGCATGGACTATTTGGGCTCCTGTCAGTACGTGCACCGGGACCTGGCAGCAAGGAACGTCCTCGTCGAGAGCGAGAACAGAGTGAAGATTGGAGACTTTGGTCTCACCAAAGCCATCGAGACGGATAAGGAGTACTACACGGTCAAGGACGACCTCGACAGCCCTGTTTTTTg GTACGCCCCGGAGTGCCTGCTGCAGAGTAAATTCTATATCGCCTCAGACGTCTGGTCGTTTGGCGTGACGCTGTACGAACTGCTCACCTACTGTGATTCCGAGTCCAGTCCCATGGCA GAGTTCCTGAAGATGATCGGCCCCACGCAGGGACAGATGACGGTGGCGCGGTT